A part of Anabas testudineus chromosome 7, fAnaTes1.2, whole genome shotgun sequence genomic DNA contains:
- the LOC113167940 gene encoding tumor necrosis factor receptor superfamily member 5-like isoform X2: protein MTFRRRLTAASLLILVMKVFSGQTLTCHKEQYQTGNLCCSMCDAGSRVQTDCTESRNTSCVPCLEGTYNNQPTGLKYCFSCSHCGADHSLKIKTSCTTTSDAVCEPQEGFYCVEPSDNGCESAEKHRRCEPGQYISQKGTASTDSVCSDCSDGSFSDGTFPSCRPHTQCETKNLQLLKPGTTSTDAECGEHSSRTKIITTITVMSILLLFAVIACVIYYVRRKKRTLTL, encoded by the exons ATGACGTTCAGAAGACGTTTGACAGCTGCTTCTCTGTTG ATTCTGGTGATGAAGGTTTTCAGTGGACAAACACTCACATGTCATAAAGAACAGTATCAGACAGGAAATCTGTGCTGTTCCATGTGTGATGCTG gAAGTCGAGTTCAAACCGACTGTACAGAGTCCAGGAACACTTCCTGTGTCCCCTGTTTGGAGGGAACCTACAACAATCAACCTACTGGacttaaatattgtttttcatgttcCCACTGTGGTGCAG ACCACAGTCTGAAGATAAAGACTTCGTGTACAACAACATCTGATGCAGTTTGTGAACCACAGGAAGGATTTTACTGTGTGGAGCCTTCAGATAACGGATGTGaatcagcagagaaacacagaagatgTGAACCAGGACAGTACATCAGTCAGAAAG gaaCAGCCTCCACAGACTCTGTGTGCTCTGACTGCAGTGATGGATCATTTTCAGATGGAACATTTCCATCTTGtcgaccacacacaca atgtgaaacaaaaaacctTCAGCTGCTAAAACCAGGAACAACTTCAACGGATGCTGAATGTGGAGAACACAGTTCAAGGACAAAGATTATCACAACAATAACTGTGATGtccattttattgttatttgctGTAATAGCATGTGTAATTTACTATGtcagaaggaagaaaagaactTTAACTCTTTAA
- the LOC113167940 gene encoding tumor necrosis factor receptor superfamily member 5-like isoform X1, which yields MTFRRRLTAASLLILVMKVFSGQTLTCHKEQYQTGNLCCSMCDAGSRVQTDCTESRNTSCVPCLEGTYNNQPTGLKYCFSCSHCGADHSLKIKTSCTTTSDAVCEPQEGFYCVEPSDNGCESAEKHRRCEPGQYISQKGTASTDSVCSDCSDGSFSDGTFPSCRPHTQCETKNLQLLKPGTTSTDAECGEHSSNKTIIGIIVPLSVLFIVLILSGIIFFIWKKKQSTKGHRSNEEGHHPEDGVQMMSFTKQSNDSAADP from the exons ATGACGTTCAGAAGACGTTTGACAGCTGCTTCTCTGTTG ATTCTGGTGATGAAGGTTTTCAGTGGACAAACACTCACATGTCATAAAGAACAGTATCAGACAGGAAATCTGTGCTGTTCCATGTGTGATGCTG gAAGTCGAGTTCAAACCGACTGTACAGAGTCCAGGAACACTTCCTGTGTCCCCTGTTTGGAGGGAACCTACAACAATCAACCTACTGGacttaaatattgtttttcatgttcCCACTGTGGTGCAG ACCACAGTCTGAAGATAAAGACTTCGTGTACAACAACATCTGATGCAGTTTGTGAACCACAGGAAGGATTTTACTGTGTGGAGCCTTCAGATAACGGATGTGaatcagcagagaaacacagaagatgTGAACCAGGACAGTACATCAGTCAGAAAG gaaCAGCCTCCACAGACTCTGTGTGCTCTGACTGCAGTGATGGATCATTTTCAGATGGAACATTTCCATCTTGtcgaccacacacaca atgtgaaacaaaaaacctTCAACTGTTAAAACCAGGAACAACTTCAACGGATGCTGAATGTGGAGAACACAGTTCAAATAAGACAATAATTGGGATAATTGTTCccttgtctgttttatttattgtcttaATCTTATCTggaattatttttttcatttggaagAAAAAACAGTCTACCAAAGGTCACAG gtCAAACGAAGAAGGACATCATCCAGAAGACGGAGTTCAAATGATGAGCTTTACAAAACAGTCTAATGACAGTGCAGCAGATCCCTGA
- the LOC117152799 gene encoding tumor necrosis factor receptor superfamily member 14-like isoform X2: MTFRRKLLTAAYLLILMFKVFSGQTTTCHQAEYHIGNECCPMCLPGSRVKTDCTEFRSTSCLPCLEGTYMNKPTGLKQCFPCSRCDAGSGLKIKSPCSTTSDTVCEPQEGFYCMERSKDGCGAAQKHKSCEPGQYISQKGTASTDSVCSDCSDGSFSDGTFPSCLPHTQCETKNLQLLKPGTTSTDAECEEHSSNKTIIGISVSLSVVLIVLICGIYFVICKKKQIYLRCQVKRRRTSSRRRSSNDELYKTV; the protein is encoded by the exons ATTCTAATGTTTAAAGTTTTCAGTGGACAAACAACCACATGTCATCAAGCAGAGTATCATATAGGAAATGAATGTTGTCCCATGTGTCTTCCTG GAAGTCGAGTTAAAACCGACTGTACAGAGTTCAGGAGCACTTCCTGTCTGCCCTGTTTGGAGGGAACCTACATGAATAAACCTACTGGACttaaacagtgttttccatGTTCACGCTGTGATGCAG GTTCTGGTTTGAAGATAAAGAGTCCATGTTCAACaacatcagatacagtttgtgaACCACAGGAAGGATTTTACTGCATGGAGCGTTCAAAGGACGGATGtggagcagcacagaaacacaaaagctgTGAACCAGGACAGTACATCAGTCAGAAAG gaaCAGCCTCCACAGACTCTGTGTGCTCTGACTGCAGTGATGGATCATTTTCAGATGGAACATTTCCATCTTgtcttccacacacaca atgtgaaacaaaaaacctTCAGCTGTTAAAACCAGGAACAACTTCAACAGATGCTGAATGTGAAGAACACAGTTCAAATAAGACAATAATTGGGATAAGTGTTTCCCTGTCTGTTGTATTAATTGTCTTAATATGTggaatttattttgtcatttgcaaGAAAAAACAGATCTACCTAAGATGCCAG gtcAAACGAAGGAGGACATCATCCAGAAGACGGAGTTCAAATGATGAGCTATACAAAACAGTCTAA